A region of the Thermoplasmata archaeon genome:
GAATTGAACTTATTCCCATGGCACTTGTAATTTCCTTCTTTTTTTCAAACCATATACAATTTTCTCCGAAAATATCTTTATAATTTTCTTTAACTAATTTTTCCAGCTCAGGTTCATCTTTGTACGTATATAAAAAATATTTAGCACGACCTTTTTTTACAATATATTTTTCATTCATTTTTTCAACACCTCTTCAATATTTTTCAAGTATTCAGCTATTTTTTTGCCTTTCTCAGTTAAGCTGATCATGTTCTTTGGTGGATAGGATGAGTTATCGATTCTTGTTTTAACAAGCCCTAACTCTTTTAATTTTTCAAGACTTAGTCTCAAAATGCGATCATAAATGTCAGTTTCAAAAACTATTCTCTGAAAATTAACTTCATTAACACTAGATAAATAAATTAGCAGACGTAGAATTCCTTGCTGTCCTTCAAGGCTTTTTATCATCCTATACCCTATAAGGTATACATTAACCGATTTATATCCCTTTGTATTATGAAGTATAGACTATACTACAAAAAGTATTTATACACCTTTAAGTATACTCTATACTATGGTGTGTATGAAAAAGATCACAATATCTTACCTCAAAAACACACAAGATGACATATGATTATTTCAGAAAACGCTGTGAGCTTGTGGCTTTAAAGGCTGGGGTCAAGTTTCATCCGCATATGGCCAGGCATACATATGCCACAAAACTGTTAAGGCAAGGAGTATCAATTTTTTACGTATCAAGGTTATTGGGCCATGAAGAGCTGTCATCCACACAAATATATTTGCATGCAAATCAAAATGATGCCATAAACGAAGTGAGAAAATTGAACTTTTTTCTGACGGTACAAAAACCAGTGGATCTGGATGGAGTGGACCGATGGGGATTTGAACCCCAGGCCTCCACATTGCAAGTGTGGCGATCTACCAGCTGATCTATCGGCCCTTTAATCTTCTTCTTCTTTATATCTGTCTTTTTTAAGAAGCTTCTCTTTCTCTTTTTTTTCTTTCCTTATTTTTTCTTGCTGAATTATTTTTAATTCTTCTTCAGGCACTTCAATTTTCCTTTTTCTAGCATGCTTTATGAACTGGACAGGAATCTCTTTTGTTATATATATCGTTTTTGCAGCTCTGTAAAAAACTATACCGTTTTCCTGAGCATCTTTGGAGTTTATCTCTAATACTACTGGATCGTCAGTTCTATGTTTCCCTGCTATATACGCTTCTTCATAAGTCTTGCTCAAATGTACCCATCTTCTCTCGCCTGGTTTTAATCCTATCTCTAAAATAAACTCTTCTTCTTCAGCCGTAGTAGGGAAATAGAGTTTTTCAGGAATTTTGTCAGTTGGCAAATCGGTGAGATCTACATCTATAGAATGGCCATAAACAGCTCTAACTTTTTTTTCATTTACATCAAGCTGGAACCTACCCTTTGGGTCGGTCATTATAAAATATTCAACATGCATAGGTTTTAGCCACATAAATCTAGGATGTCTTTTTTTAATTGCCTCTACAACATCATTTATGCTAGCCCATCCATGTTCATCAAGTTTTAAATTAAACTTATCCGGGAAATGCCTTAAAATACCAGTTAACATTCTACTTACCGCGTCAGTTTCCCAATCATTTAACAGAAATTTTCCTTCCTGCCCGCAGATCGGGCAATTTTCCCCTCTGAAAGGGCCATGAGTTTGACATATTTTCAGTTTCATTTTTTCCACATTCTTTTACCTTAAATATCTATTAGTTTAAATTATTTTTCATTATTTGATCATAAATAAGATCTGCTACAGTCACTACTGATTTTTCATTTTCAATAGTATCTGTAGATATTATAGCATCTACATACATTTCTAATTTCTGAAGTGAATTATTAACAAATACTCCATGTATGCATCCCACCACAACCTTTTCTGCTTTTTGCTCTCTTAAAATCTGTGCAGCTGCAATTATCGTGCTTCCAGTAGAGATCATATCATCCACAATTGCAACTACTTTACCTTGAATGTCAAGATCTTTTTTCTCGATAACCACCTTATCTCCACTAATTCTCTTCTTCTCGAAATAATCATATCTCACATTCAGAAGATCTGCTACATACTTAGCACGTTCTATGGACCCTTTATCAGGCGATATGATTATATCCGGCTTAAATCGCTCTAGGTACTTTGCCAGAGCATATTCAGCTCTGACTTCGTATGCCGGGATATCAAACCATTTTAGCGTATCGCTAGCATGTAAGTTTACGATAATTATTTCATCACTGTTCATTTGTAATATTTTTGCCATTAATTTGGCACTTACAGGCTCCCCCTCATTGAATCTTTTATCTTGTCTCCCATATCCAAAATATGGTATCACCGTTATCAATTTTTTTATCTTGTACTGTTTAATTGCATCTTGTAATAATAAAAGCTCTATAATATTTGAATCAGGATAAGTATTCTGCACTAAAATAACATTTTGGTCATCCAGATTTTCAAACAATCGAATATATACTTCTCCATCTGGGAACCTCTTTATTTCTGTGTGTGCAATTTCAGTTTTAAGTTTTTCAGCAAGATTTTTAGCAATATTTCTAGATGCAGAACCAGCTACTATTTTCATAAATAACTATAATAGTATTAAATAAAAAAAACTTTCTAAAAAAATAAAAAAAAGAGGATTACTTAGAATTGTCTTCTTGGCCTAAAATCTCTTTTTCCTCTATTATTATTGTTTCCTGAGCTGCCTGAGTTATAATTCCCTTGGAATCTTTTATTGTTATGTCTAAATGTCTGCTCATGCTCTTGAGCGCTCATATCATTCTCATTATTTATAGTCTCTATAGTCTCTTCTGCTTTCTTTATATTTCCATATTTCCCAATATTTAGCCTTAGATGTCCTCTTACTAATGAGGTGTATCCATTGTCTATTACTACAGTGTCTGATGGTGCAATAATGCCGATCTGATCTCCCCATAATGTCATGGTGACCAATCCTGAATCATCGCCCAATACGGCTTCTGTCAATTTTTTTGTCTCGCCAAATCTGGTTTGTATGTCTTTCGTTTCGCCGATGCTTACTACTTTTGCTAACACATTAACTCTTTTAGAATCAGGTGTTAGATCTTTTATTTTCGTTGTTCCTTCCATATTTATTACATCCTTTTTCGTTTTTCCCTATTTCTCTAATAAAAATAGGCAAATGGTTGTAATTCGTAGTAGTATATAAAAGTTTCTATTCAAATTTTACGTGAACAGAATATTGCCATTATAAATATTTACGTTGATTCAGTAGCAAAAAGCAAAATTTTATCGAAAAGGTAGATCTTGAGAATTGAATATTGGGAACAGAATTGAGCTAAGGTAACATATTTGTGTGGGTAGGAGGGAGCAGTTAAATAAACATGGTTGATTTTACTGCGCCGTAACAGCACAAATAAACCGATAGAGAATGACTGAAAAGGCAAAAAGTATAGGTAGGTAAGTCAGATCTTTTTAAAGCAATGAAAATTTGGCAAAAAGTGTTCTAAAAAATTAAAATAGTTAAAAAGCATATCAAAACATAATGGAGAATAATATTATAGATAGACTGTATGATTTAAAAATAGAAGAGAAAAATTCGAAGAAATTAATTAAAATACCAGATAATTTTTATGAAAATGTAAAAAAAGAAATAATATTACTCAGGAACGAAATTCAAGACACCTTTTTAAAGCAGGAAAATGAGAAATATGGTAATTTATTAAAGCGGCTATCTAATATTGAAAATATTTACAAAGAGCTTGTAAAATTAAGGTTAGAAAAGATAACATTACAGATATTGAATAACCAATTTATATCTAAAGGAGCACAAATTATTAATTTAACAGGAGAAGAGCAATTATTTTATGAAGGGCTTCAGAATTTTTTAGAAACAAATAAATTTTATGAAACATATGAAACAGTCAAGAAAATAGGTTTACCACCGGCAAAAGAGACAGTAGAGATAAAAAAAGTAGAGGAAAAAAAGGAAACAGGATCTATATTATTAATGATCCTAAGTAGTCGTATTATTTCAGATGAGGAGAGAGACTATTCTCTTCAAAAGGGTGATATCCTACATATATCCAAAGGCATCGGTAAACTATTGATAGACTCAAAAATAGCAGAAGAGTTGATAGTTAACAGGTAAAGAAAAAAAAATCTTGATCGTTTTTAGTAGTCAAAAGATGTAAAGCTGATGATTAGCAAGTCAAATAAATGTTTTTCATAGAAAATTTGAGAAGGTATTATAATATATAGAGAAAAAAATAATAGTGGCTGCCATGACAGTATAAAAAAGAAAGCGTTAATCTTAAATATAGGTAAAGCTTATGGTTTTTTTACCTTAAAAAATGCACTCGATGAATATACTATATCATCGGGGAAGGGCTTAGAAATATTTCATTTCGATGAAGCCAATCATAAGATAGATCGGCAAGATGGATTAGTGCAGATGCTGCTCTAAACTATCTGGTGGATGGCTAGGCTCGAATCGCGAAGAAGGACGTGCCAAGCAGCGATATGCTTCGGGTAGGCGCATGGAGCCTTAGATCCGAAGATTTCCGAATGAGACTTCTTTACAGTAATGTAGTTTCTTTAGAGAAACGGGAACTGGGGGAATTGAAACATCTTAGTACCCTAAGGAAAAGAAATCAACCGAGATTCCGTTAGTACCGGCGAGAGAAAGCGGAACAGAACAAACCGAATCTCTTCTTGAAAGAGAAGTGAGATGTGGAGTGTGGACTTTTTTTAATACCTCGAACAGGAAGATGAAGTGATCTGGAACGATTTGCCATAGAAGGTTACAGCCCTGTAATCGTAACTGTTCAAGTTACAAGAAGAAGTATCCCGAGTATCGTGCGTTGGATATCGCGCGAGAAGATGGGTCTCACTAAGATCTAATTCTAAATATGCTTCGAGTCCGATAGCTTACTAGTACCGTGAGGGAAAGCTGAAAAGTACCCCGGCAGGGGGTTGAAAAGTCCCTGAAACCAGATAGTGATAACTCGATAGGGCATGGAAGGAATGAAGGTTTTATAATAAAAACCTGACTAATGTCTTATCCTCCGTGTTGAAGAACGGGCCAGG
Encoded here:
- a CDS encoding transcriptional regulator, translating into MIKSLEGQQGILRLLIYLSSVNEVNFQRIVFETDIYDRILRLSLEKLKELGLVKTRIDNSSYPPKNMISLTEKGKKIAEYLKNIEEVLKK
- a CDS encoding RNA 2'-phosphotransferase, whose protein sequence is MKLKICQTHGPFRGENCPICGQEGKFLLNDWETDAVSRMLTGILRHFPDKFNLKLDEHGWASINDVVEAIKKRHPRFMWLKPMHVEYFIMTDPKGRFQLDVNEKKVRAVYGHSIDVDLTDLPTDKIPEKLYFPTTAEEEEFILEIGLKPGERRWVHLSKTYEEAYIAGKHRTDDPVVLEINSKDAQENGIVFYRAAKTIYITKEIPVQFIKHARKRKIEVPEEELKIIQQEKIRKEKKEKEKLLKKDRYKEEED
- a CDS encoding ribose-phosphate diphosphokinase, with translation MKIVAGSASRNIAKNLAEKLKTEIAHTEIKRFPDGEVYIRLFENLDDQNVILVQNTYPDSNIIELLLLQDAIKQYKIKKLITVIPYFGYGRQDKRFNEGEPVSAKLMAKILQMNSDEIIIVNLHASDTLKWFDIPAYEVRAEYALAKYLERFKPDIIISPDKGSIERAKYVADLLNVRYDYFEKKRISGDKVVIEKKDLDIQGKVVAIVDDMISTGSTIIAAAQILREQKAEKVVVGCIHGVFVNNSLQKLEMYVDAIISTDTIENEKSVVTVADLIYDQIMKNNLN
- a CDS encoding single-stranded DNA-binding protein codes for the protein MEGTTKIKDLTPDSKRVNVLAKVVSIGETKDIQTRFGETKKLTEAVLGDDSGLVTMTLWGDQIGIIAPSDTVVIDNGYTSLVRGHLRLNIGKYGNIKKAEETIETINNENDMSAQEHEQTFRHNNKRFQGNYNSGSSGNNNNRGKRDFRPRRQF